In a single window of the Halobaculum lipolyticum genome:
- a CDS encoding complex I subunit 1/NuoH family protein → MTPLPDAIANLLPFGGLAADVLAALLGAFLIANFLLINTAFAGPWAKRKITAAFTDRIAVNRIGPFGLFVIVADAVRLLSKELIVPEGADRPAWDLGPLLIPFSALLGFAVIPMGSGIHLADPETGLAFAFAASSIASLGLIMMGYASNNKYSLLGGLRAVASNIAYEIPLIVTGVSVVLFTGTLQMSEIVAAQEATLFSVAGIAIPQWFAFVNPFAFALFVVANVAEVGRNPFDIPEAPTEIVAGYQTEYSSVYFVLIYLGEFIHIFLGGAIAATLFLGGPAGPGPAALGIVWFTAKIWAFFLLTQWLRSAVPRLRVDQFIEIGWKGMLVLSFANLVLTAVIVGVLTTL, encoded by the coding sequence ATGACGCCGCTGCCTGACGCGATCGCGAACCTGCTGCCGTTCGGCGGGCTGGCGGCCGACGTGCTCGCCGCGCTGCTCGGGGCGTTCCTGATCGCCAACTTCCTGCTCATCAACACGGCCTTCGCCGGCCCGTGGGCCAAGCGGAAGATCACGGCGGCGTTCACCGACCGCATCGCGGTCAACCGGATCGGTCCGTTCGGGCTGTTCGTCATCGTCGCCGACGCGGTCCGGCTCCTCTCGAAGGAGCTGATCGTGCCGGAGGGCGCCGACCGTCCCGCCTGGGACCTCGGCCCCCTCCTCATCCCGTTCTCGGCGCTGCTGGGATTCGCCGTCATCCCGATGGGGAGCGGCATCCACCTGGCCGACCCCGAGACGGGGCTGGCGTTCGCGTTCGCGGCGTCGTCCATCGCCTCGCTGGGCCTGATCATGATGGGCTACGCGTCGAACAACAAGTACAGCCTGCTCGGCGGCCTGCGCGCCGTCGCGTCCAACATCGCCTACGAGATCCCGCTCATCGTCACCGGCGTCTCCGTCGTGCTGTTCACCGGGACGCTCCAGATGAGCGAGATCGTCGCCGCGCAGGAGGCGACGCTGTTCAGCGTCGCGGGCATCGCGATCCCGCAGTGGTTCGCGTTCGTCAACCCGTTCGCGTTCGCGCTGTTCGTCGTCGCCAACGTCGCGGAGGTCGGGCGGAACCCGTTCGACATCCCTGAAGCGCCGACGGAGATCGTCGCCGGCTACCAGACGGAGTACAGTTCGGTGTACTTCGTCCTCATCTACCTCGGGGAGTTCATCCACATCTTCCTCGGGGGCGCAATCGCGGCGACGCTGTTCCTCGGCGGCCCGGCCGGGCCCGGCCCGGCGGCGCTGGGGATCGTCTGGTTCACCGCGAAGATCTGGGCGTTCTTCCTGCTCACCCAGTGGCTCCGCTCGGCGGTGCCGCGGCTTCGCGTCGACCAGTTCATCGAGATCGGCTGGAAGGGCATGCTGGTGCTCTCGTTCGCGAACCTCGTCCTCACCGCGGTGATCGTGGGGGTGCTCACAACGCTATGA
- a CDS encoding NADH-quinone oxidoreductase subunit D, with protein MSLEEPEPDAPATVEEQTPDEIAELLGDHVIGREEHLNAPGYVVRPDEVQAVLSTLKNDAGYDHLSCVTAQEYEDRYESIYHLKKFDDPTQEVSVVVPADRENPVSQSGEAVFRTADWHEREAYDLVGIEYDDHPDLRRILLPETWQGHPLAEDYDQDRPQVVPLRENANPLQDDHRSEDDTDTMFLNIGPHHPATHGVLHLKTTLDGEQVADVESDIGYLHRCEEQICQNGTYRHQIMPYPDRWDYISAGLLNEWAYARAAEDMADIDVPEYAQVIRTMGAELCRIAAHMLAVGTFALDVYGDFTAIFMYAIRDREKAQNILEDLTGQRLMFNYFRLGGVVWDLPEPREEFFEKTRDFLEDLPEALEEYHDLISGNEILQMRTIDTGVLPPEVAKNYGATGPVARGSGIDYDLRRDDPYGYYDELDWDVVTEDGCDNYSRLLVRLREVEESAKIIEQCIDLLEEWPEEDRTIQANVPRTLKPDDDTEIYRAVEGAKGELGIYMRADGTDKPARFKIRSPCFSNLQTLPEMAEGEYVPDLVAALGSLDIVLGEVDR; from the coding sequence ATGAGTCTGGAAGAACCCGAGCCGGACGCGCCGGCCACCGTCGAGGAACAGACCCCCGACGAGATCGCCGAACTGCTCGGCGACCACGTCATCGGTCGTGAGGAGCACCTGAACGCGCCGGGGTACGTCGTCCGGCCCGACGAGGTACAGGCCGTCCTCTCCACGCTGAAGAACGACGCGGGGTACGACCACCTCTCGTGTGTCACCGCACAGGAGTACGAGGACCGCTACGAGTCCATCTACCACCTGAAGAAGTTCGACGACCCGACCCAGGAAGTGTCGGTCGTCGTCCCGGCCGACCGCGAGAACCCGGTGTCGCAGTCCGGGGAAGCCGTGTTCCGCACGGCCGACTGGCACGAGCGCGAGGCGTACGACCTCGTCGGCATCGAGTACGACGACCACCCGGACCTGCGTCGCATCCTCCTGCCGGAGACGTGGCAGGGCCACCCGCTGGCCGAGGACTACGACCAGGACCGCCCGCAGGTTGTCCCGCTGCGCGAGAACGCCAACCCGCTGCAGGACGACCACCGCTCGGAGGACGACACGGACACGATGTTCCTCAACATCGGTCCGCACCACCCGGCGACCCACGGCGTCCTCCACCTGAAGACGACGCTGGACGGCGAGCAGGTCGCCGACGTCGAGTCCGACATCGGCTACCTCCACCGCTGCGAGGAGCAGATCTGCCAGAACGGCACCTACCGCCACCAGATCATGCCGTACCCCGACCGCTGGGACTACATCTCGGCGGGCCTGCTCAACGAGTGGGCGTACGCGCGTGCGGCCGAGGACATGGCCGACATCGACGTGCCGGAGTACGCGCAGGTCATCCGGACGATGGGCGCGGAACTGTGCCGCATCGCGGCGCACATGCTCGCGGTGGGCACGTTCGCGCTCGACGTGTACGGCGACTTCACCGCCATCTTCATGTACGCGATCCGGGACCGCGAGAAGGCCCAGAACATCCTCGAGGACCTGACGGGCCAGCGGCTGATGTTCAACTACTTCCGCCTCGGCGGGGTCGTCTGGGACCTCCCGGAGCCGCGCGAGGAGTTCTTCGAGAAGACGCGCGACTTCCTCGAGGACCTCCCGGAGGCGCTGGAGGAGTACCACGACCTCATCTCGGGCAACGAGATCCTCCAGATGCGGACCATCGACACCGGCGTGCTGCCGCCGGAGGTCGCGAAGAACTACGGCGCCACCGGGCCGGTCGCCCGCGGCTCCGGTATCGACTACGACCTCCGCCGTGACGACCCGTACGGCTACTACGACGAACTCGACTGGGACGTCGTCACCGAGGACGGCTGCGACAACTACAGCCGCCTCCTCGTGCGCCTGCGCGAGGTCGAGGAGTCCGCGAAGATCATCGAGCAGTGCATCGACCTGCTGGAGGAGTGGCCCGAGGAGGACCGCACCATCCAGGCGAACGTGCCGCGGACGCTGAAGCCGGACGACGACACCGAGATCTACCGCGCGGTCGAGGGCGCCAAGGGCGAACTCGGCATCTACATGCGCGCTGACGGGACGGACAAGCCGGCCCGCTTCAAGATCCGGTCGCCGTGCTTCTCGAACCTCCAGACGCTGCCGGAGATGGCCGAGGGCGAGTACGTGCCCGACCTCGTCGCCGCGCTCGGCAGCCTGGACATCGTGCTCGGCGAGGTGGACAGATGA
- a CDS encoding NADH-quinone oxidoreductase subunit J produces MVVETIAFALFALVTVGSSLGVVLVEDVWHSALLLGAALLSVAVHYVMLQAEFLAAMQILVYVGGVLILITFAVMLVRREDEPEAMEVFEA; encoded by the coding sequence ATGGTTGTAGAGACTATCGCGTTCGCGCTGTTCGCCCTCGTCACCGTGGGGAGCAGCCTGGGCGTGGTGCTCGTCGAGGACGTGTGGCACTCCGCACTCCTCCTCGGGGCCGCGCTCTTGAGCGTCGCGGTGCACTACGTGATGTTGCAGGCGGAGTTCCTGGCCGCCATGCAGATCCTCGTCTACGTGGGCGGGGTCCTGATCCTCATCACGTTCGCCGTGATGCTGGTGCGCAGGGAGGATGAACCGGAGGCGATGGAGGTGTTCGAGGCGTGA
- the nuoL gene encoding NADH-quinone oxidoreductase subunit L, producing MAGIFDFAPAIVLLPFLSFLIAMGTALSGRDLLPKGGAIPGIAATVGSFVLSIAMAATVAGGEVYDETIYTWAVGSVPGSEALELTFGVLVDPLSSMMLVIVTLVALLVHVFSLGYMNDDGQTGLPRYYAGLGLFTASMLGFVVADNLLMAFMFFELVGLCSYLLIGFHFREPGPPSAAKKAFLVTRFGDYFFLVGVVAVFATFGTAQFAGENAFPVLAEQALAGEYTANTFLGLGPEAWFTVVGLLVLGGVIGKSAQFPLHTWLPDAMEGPTPVSALIHAATMVAAGVYLVARMYGFYAVSPTALGVIALVGGFTALFAGTMGIVKRELKQVLAYSTISQYGYMMLALGAGGYVAATFHLLTHAFFKALLFLGAGSVILAMHHNENMWDMGGLKDKMPVTYYSFLAGSLALAGIFPFAGFWSKDEILYETLIHGLDGAPLLLLGYAFGLLAVPVTAFYTFRMVFLTFHGDARTETAESPEPVRWNVKGPLAVLGVLAAGAGVVNLAPVAVLTGAHVDFLHSWLDGGFTDLSVHHYAEIDPYSSAYIGGEVTTVLLGAAVSLGLALLGLALAYRLYAVPEPVEHTDKLGSVKDLLYDNYYQDEYQVYLANRVVLPLARAADTFDQSVVDGAVNAVSSVSLFSGRRVRRIQTGVVSNYAALVTLGLTVLLVLFGVLGGWLL from the coding sequence ATGGCAGGAATCTTCGACTTCGCGCCGGCCATCGTACTGCTCCCGTTCCTCTCGTTCCTGATCGCGATGGGGACCGCCCTCTCCGGGCGCGACCTGCTCCCGAAGGGCGGGGCGATCCCCGGCATCGCGGCGACCGTCGGCTCGTTCGTCCTCTCGATCGCGATGGCGGCCACCGTGGCCGGGGGCGAGGTGTACGACGAGACGATCTACACGTGGGCCGTGGGGAGCGTCCCCGGCTCCGAGGCGCTCGAGCTGACGTTCGGCGTGCTCGTCGACCCGCTGTCGTCGATGATGCTCGTCATCGTGACGCTCGTCGCGCTGCTCGTCCACGTGTTCTCGCTGGGGTACATGAACGACGACGGCCAGACGGGCCTGCCGCGCTACTACGCCGGCCTCGGCCTGTTCACCGCGTCCATGCTCGGGTTCGTCGTCGCCGACAACCTGCTCATGGCGTTCATGTTCTTCGAGCTGGTGGGGCTGTGCTCGTACCTCCTCATCGGCTTCCACTTCCGCGAACCCGGCCCGCCGTCGGCGGCGAAGAAGGCGTTCCTCGTCACCCGCTTCGGGGACTACTTCTTCCTCGTCGGCGTCGTCGCCGTGTTCGCGACGTTCGGCACCGCGCAGTTCGCCGGGGAGAACGCCTTCCCGGTGCTGGCCGAACAGGCGCTCGCGGGCGAGTACACCGCGAACACCTTCCTCGGGCTGGGTCCCGAGGCGTGGTTCACCGTCGTCGGCCTCCTGGTGCTCGGCGGGGTCATCGGGAAGTCCGCGCAGTTCCCGCTGCACACGTGGCTCCCCGACGCGATGGAGGGTCCGACCCCGGTGTCGGCGCTCATCCACGCGGCGACGATGGTCGCCGCCGGTGTGTACCTCGTCGCCCGGATGTACGGCTTCTACGCGGTGTCGCCGACGGCGCTGGGCGTCATCGCCCTCGTCGGCGGCTTCACGGCACTGTTCGCCGGCACGATGGGCATCGTCAAGCGCGAACTGAAGCAGGTGCTCGCGTACTCGACCATCTCGCAGTACGGCTACATGATGCTCGCGCTCGGCGCGGGCGGCTACGTGGCCGCGACGTTCCACCTGCTCACCCACGCGTTCTTCAAGGCGCTGCTGTTCCTCGGCGCCGGGTCGGTCATCCTCGCGATGCACCACAACGAGAACATGTGGGACATGGGCGGGCTGAAGGACAAGATGCCCGTGACGTACTACTCGTTCCTCGCCGGGTCGCTGGCGCTGGCGGGCATCTTCCCGTTCGCCGGCTTCTGGTCGAAAGACGAGATCCTCTACGAGACGCTGATCCACGGGCTGGACGGCGCCCCGCTGCTGCTGCTGGGGTACGCGTTCGGTCTCCTCGCGGTGCCGGTCACCGCGTTCTACACGTTCCGGATGGTGTTCCTCACCTTCCACGGCGACGCTCGGACCGAGACGGCCGAGTCGCCCGAGCCGGTCCGCTGGAACGTGAAGGGACCGCTGGCGGTGCTCGGCGTGCTCGCGGCCGGCGCGGGCGTCGTCAACCTCGCACCGGTCGCCGTCCTCACGGGCGCGCACGTGGACTTCCTCCACTCGTGGCTCGACGGCGGCTTCACGGACCTCTCCGTCCACCACTACGCCGAGATCGACCCGTACTCGTCGGCGTACATCGGCGGCGAGGTGACGACGGTCCTGCTGGGCGCGGCCGTCTCGCTCGGCCTCGCGCTGCTGGGGCTGGCGCTCGCGTACCGGCTGTACGCGGTGCCCGAGCCGGTCGAGCACACGGACAAGCTCGGCTCCGTCAAGGACCTGCTGTACGACAACTACTACCAGGACGAGTACCAGGTGTACCTCGCGAACCGGGTCGTGCTCCCGTTGGCCCGCGCCGCGGACACCTTCGACCAGAGCGTCGTCGACGGCGCCGTCAACGCCGTCTCCAGCGTCAGCCTGTTCTCGGGCCGGCGCGTGCGGCGCATCCAGACCGGCGTGGTGAGTAACTACGCGGCGCTGGTGACGCTGGGTCTCACGGTGTTGCTCGTGCTGTTCGGCGTTCTCGGGGGGTGGTTACTGTGA
- a CDS encoding 5-(carboxyamino)imidazole ribonucleotide synthase, whose translation MNPTCPGPTLGVVGGGQLGRMLAEAASPLGVDVVVLDPTPDCPASRVADQIEGSFDDPDAVRELAARADALTLEIELADPDVLEAVSEEFDVPVNPSPTALRTIQDKLVQKRAFADAGVPVPEFVAVDDAADLADAVDRFDGCMLKARTGGYDGRGNLPVEPGDDYAAKLAEVGAGDDGAMAEELIDFERELSVVAVRGDDERRAFPVVENVHREEILRETVAPARCSDAVAERAHEVALDTLETLDGRGVFAMELFEESDGTVSVNEVAPRPHNSGHWSIEGATTSQFEQHVRAALGWPLGTADLRSPTAMANVLGDVSEPRPASLSGVGDVLAAPNASLHWYGKHEARPLRKMGHLTLTETDGDRDDLLARARDLRDGLTFE comes from the coding sequence GTGAACCCGACCTGTCCCGGACCGACGCTGGGCGTCGTCGGCGGCGGCCAACTCGGCCGGATGCTCGCGGAGGCCGCCTCGCCGCTGGGCGTCGACGTGGTCGTCCTCGACCCCACGCCCGACTGCCCCGCTTCGCGCGTCGCCGACCAGATCGAGGGGTCGTTCGACGACCCCGACGCGGTCCGCGAGTTGGCCGCCCGCGCCGACGCGTTGACGCTGGAGATCGAACTCGCCGACCCCGACGTGTTGGAGGCGGTGAGCGAGGAGTTCGACGTGCCGGTGAACCCGTCCCCGACGGCGCTGCGGACGATCCAGGACAAACTCGTCCAGAAGCGGGCGTTCGCCGACGCGGGCGTCCCCGTCCCCGAGTTCGTCGCCGTCGACGACGCCGCGGATCTGGCCGACGCGGTCGACCGCTTCGACGGCTGTATGCTCAAAGCCCGCACCGGCGGCTACGACGGCCGCGGCAACCTCCCGGTCGAACCGGGCGACGACTACGCGGCGAAACTCGCCGAGGTCGGCGCCGGCGACGACGGCGCGATGGCGGAGGAACTGATCGACTTCGAGCGCGAACTCTCGGTCGTGGCCGTCCGCGGCGACGACGAGCGCCGGGCGTTCCCCGTCGTCGAGAACGTCCACCGCGAGGAGATCCTCCGGGAGACGGTCGCCCCGGCGCGCTGTTCCGACGCCGTCGCCGAGCGCGCCCACGAGGTCGCCCTCGACACGCTGGAGACGCTCGACGGGCGGGGCGTGTTCGCGATGGAACTGTTCGAGGAGTCCGACGGGACCGTCTCGGTCAACGAGGTCGCCCCGCGCCCCCACAACTCCGGCCACTGGAGCATCGAGGGCGCGACCACCTCGCAGTTCGAACAGCACGTCCGTGCCGCCCTCGGGTGGCCCCTCGGGACGGCCGACCTGCGGTCGCCGACCGCGATGGCGAACGTCCTCGGCGACGTGTCCGAGCCGCGGCCGGCGTCGCTGTCGGGCGTCGGCGACGTGCTCGCGGCGCCGAACGCGAGCCTCCACTGGTACGGTAAACACGAGGCGCGCCCGCTCCGGAAGATGGGCCACCTCACGCTGACGGAGACCGACGGCGACCGCGACGACCTGCTGGCCCGCGCCCGCGACCTCCGGGACGGGCTGACGTTCGAGTGA
- the purE gene encoding 5-(carboxyamino)imidazole ribonucleotide mutase has protein sequence MPTVTDLIDRLESEATSDADPATTPDVGVIMGSDSDLDTMQGAFDALDELGFAEQTDFHDPPAARFTYEAYVVSAHRTPDLMYAYGETAADRGLDVVIAGAGGKSADLPNMTASIAYPIPVIGVPVQEKSVDSVIGMPTGAPIVAVDAGKSFNAALSAAQILAREHDAVEEALVEYHEGLVGDVAEVSADLHDLGVAGFREKHRDGA, from the coding sequence ATGCCCACAGTCACCGACCTCATCGACCGACTCGAATCGGAGGCGACCAGCGACGCCGACCCCGCGACGACGCCCGACGTGGGCGTGATCATGGGGTCGGACTCGGATCTGGACACCATGCAGGGCGCGTTCGACGCCCTCGACGAACTGGGGTTCGCCGAGCAGACCGACTTCCACGACCCGCCGGCGGCGCGCTTCACCTACGAGGCGTACGTCGTCTCCGCCCACCGCACCCCCGACCTCATGTACGCGTACGGCGAGACGGCCGCCGACCGCGGTCTCGACGTGGTGATCGCCGGGGCGGGCGGCAAGTCCGCCGACCTCCCGAACATGACCGCGAGCATCGCGTACCCGATCCCGGTGATCGGCGTGCCGGTGCAGGAGAAGTCCGTCGACTCGGTGATCGGGATGCCGACGGGCGCGCCCATCGTCGCCGTCGACGCCGGCAAGTCGTTCAACGCCGCGCTGTCGGCCGCCCAGATCCTCGCTCGCGAACACGACGCCGTCGAGGAGGCGCTCGTCGAGTACCACGAGGGACTCGTCGGCGACGTCGCCGAGGTGTCCGCCGACCTCCACGACCTCGGCGTCGCGGGGTTCCGCGAGAAGCACCGCGACGGGGCGTAG
- a CDS encoding NADH-quinone oxidoreductase subunit A: protein MNPWIAIGALAVMGVGIPLGMMAASALIRPSVPEQGKSATYESGEIPTGSATGIQFNIQYYMVALLFVVFDIETVLIFPWTVIYQSALASGVGLATVLLPMLIFIGVLVVGLVWAWRQGAVKWVSSPRAARQKTERSS from the coding sequence ATGAATCCATGGATAGCGATCGGCGCGTTGGCGGTGATGGGCGTGGGCATCCCGTTGGGGATGATGGCAGCGTCCGCCCTGATCCGTCCGAGCGTGCCGGAACAAGGCAAGAGCGCCACCTACGAGTCCGGTGAGATCCCGACGGGGTCGGCGACGGGCATCCAGTTCAACATCCAGTACTACATGGTTGCGCTGCTGTTCGTCGTGTTCGACATCGAGACGGTTCTGATCTTCCCGTGGACGGTCATCTACCAGTCCGCGCTGGCATCCGGCGTCGGGCTCGCGACGGTCCTGCTCCCGATGTTGATCTTCATCGGCGTGCTGGTCGTCGGACTCGTGTGGGCGTGGCGACAGGGCGCCGTGAAGTGGGTCTCCAGCCCGCGTGCGGCGAGACAGAAGACGGAGCGTTCCTCCTGA
- a CDS encoding NuoI/complex I 23 kDa subunit family protein, whose amino-acid sequence MIGILKGMATTMKHALDGKTFTVEYPDVAPEVSPRFRGVHKFSQERCIWCRQCENVCPNDTIQIVQDDQRNGEQYNLHIGQCIYCRLCEEVCPVDAILLTQNFEFTADTKDEFVYNKEQLKNVPWYKGIDPLNSRNPDRNAWIGEGDGEVDYQ is encoded by the coding sequence ATGATCGGAATCCTGAAAGGAATGGCGACGACGATGAAGCACGCGCTGGACGGCAAGACGTTCACGGTGGAGTACCCGGACGTCGCGCCCGAGGTGAGCCCGCGGTTCCGCGGGGTCCACAAGTTCTCCCAAGAGCGGTGCATCTGGTGCCGCCAGTGTGAGAACGTCTGTCCGAACGACACGATCCAGATCGTGCAGGACGACCAGCGCAACGGCGAACAGTACAACCTCCACATCGGCCAGTGCATCTACTGCCGGCTGTGTGAGGAGGTGTGTCCGGTGGACGCGATCCTGTTGACGCAGAACTTCGAGTTCACCGCCGACACGAAAGACGAGTTCGTCTACAACAAAGAACAGCTGAAGAACGTCCCCTGGTACAAGGGGATCGACCCGCTCAACTCTCGCAACCCGGACCGCAACGCGTGGATCGGCGAGGGCGACGGCGAAGTCGACTACCAGTAA
- the nuoK gene encoding NADH-quinone oxidoreductase subunit NuoK codes for MFAPPEAYLVLSAAVFCIGVFGLLTRKNALLFLMSVELMLNAANINLVAFSFYWGNITGQTFSLFTMALAAAEVAIGIGIILVLYRNFNDIDVTEATTMRW; via the coding sequence ATGTTCGCACCGCCGGAGGCGTACCTCGTGTTGTCCGCCGCCGTCTTCTGTATCGGCGTGTTCGGGCTGCTCACGCGGAAGAACGCCCTGCTGTTCCTGATGTCGGTCGAACTCATGCTCAACGCGGCCAACATCAACCTCGTGGCGTTCTCCTTCTACTGGGGGAACATCACGGGGCAGACGTTCAGCCTGTTCACGATGGCGCTGGCGGCCGCGGAGGTCGCGATCGGCATCGGGATCATCCTCGTGCTGTACCGCAACTTCAACGACATCGACGTGACGGAAGCGACGACGATGAGGTGGTAA
- a CDS encoding proton-conducting membrane transporter has protein sequence MSDADPGSRPRLKLGGHLVPGLAAVALFAVLALVFVQASFGEAAGFAGGASITASIGYAMFNIDAGAISGTVVSGEGFVVAFVLIAIALDVAIDGAVFLAKRDGEGGIGGVLADGGREIRETFRGGDD, from the coding sequence GTGAGCGACGCCGACCCGGGCTCGCGACCGCGCCTGAAGCTCGGCGGTCACCTCGTTCCGGGGTTGGCCGCGGTCGCGCTGTTCGCGGTGCTCGCGCTGGTGTTCGTGCAGGCCTCCTTCGGGGAGGCGGCCGGCTTCGCCGGCGGCGCGTCGATCACCGCGAGTATCGGCTACGCGATGTTCAACATCGACGCGGGGGCCATCTCCGGCACCGTCGTGTCCGGCGAGGGGTTCGTCGTGGCGTTCGTCCTCATCGCCATCGCGCTCGACGTCGCCATCGACGGCGCGGTGTTCCTCGCCAAGCGCGACGGGGAGGGCGGCATCGGCGGCGTCCTCGCCGACGGCGGCCGGGAGATCCGCGAGACGTTCCGTGGGGGTGACGACTGA
- a CDS encoding NADH-quinone oxidoreductase subunit B, with translation MSSDNRPFVTDDSQVLTDTRDARMTGEDNRFNSKLREAFGSSPFILTKFDKFMNWVRGSSMFMLQFGIACCSIEMMHTYAVKHDLDRFGAGVPRASPRQADVIIVPGTIVSKFAPRMKRVYDQMPEPKFVIGMGSCTISGGPFQEGYNVIKGAEEVIPVDIHVPGCPPRPEALVYGVAKLQERIANGESSPVTVKPYELEQFGDLSRDEIVDQLAQEIDEEDLVMRYNWADSP, from the coding sequence ATGAGTAGCGACAACAGACCGTTCGTCACGGACGACAGCCAGGTACTGACCGACACCCGGGACGCCCGGATGACGGGCGAGGACAACCGCTTCAACTCGAAGCTGCGTGAAGCGTTCGGCTCCTCGCCGTTCATCCTCACCAAGTTCGACAAGTTCATGAACTGGGTGCGGGGGTCCTCGATGTTCATGCTGCAGTTCGGGATCGCCTGCTGCAGCATCGAGATGATGCACACCTACGCCGTGAAGCACGACCTCGACCGCTTCGGCGCGGGTGTGCCGCGCGCGTCGCCGCGACAGGCCGACGTGATCATCGTCCCCGGGACCATCGTCTCGAAGTTCGCGCCGCGCATGAAGCGCGTGTACGACCAGATGCCCGAGCCGAAGTTCGTCATCGGCATGGGGTCGTGTACCATCTCCGGCGGCCCGTTCCAAGAGGGGTACAACGTGATCAAGGGCGCCGAGGAGGTCATCCCGGTGGACATCCACGTCCCCGGCTGTCCGCCGCGCCCCGAGGCGCTGGTGTACGGCGTCGCGAAGCTGCAGGAGCGCATCGCCAACGGCGAGTCGTCGCCGGTGACGGTGAAGCCGTACGAGTTGGAGCAGTTCGGCGACCTCTCGCGCGACGAGATCGTCGACCAGCTCGCACAGGAGATCGACGAGGAGGACCTCGTCATGCGCTACAACTGGGCGGACTCCCCGTAA